From Saccharothrix espanaensis DSM 44229, the proteins below share one genomic window:
- a CDS encoding type B 50S ribosomal protein L31 — protein sequence MKHGIHPDYHPVVFQDSATGRSFLTRSTATSDRTTRWSDGNTYPLIAVDVTADSHPFWTGDRRVVDTAGRVEKFHRRYGKR from the coding sequence GTGAAGCACGGCATCCACCCCGACTACCACCCGGTGGTGTTCCAGGACTCGGCCACCGGGCGGTCGTTCCTGACCCGCTCGACCGCGACCTCGGACCGGACCACGCGGTGGTCCGACGGCAACACCTACCCGCTGATCGCGGTCGACGTGACGGCTGACTCGCACCCGTTCTGGACCGGAGACCGGCGGGTCGTGGACACCGCCGGGCGCGTCGAGAAGTTCCACCGCCGCTACGGGAAGCGCTGA
- the rpmF gene encoding 50S ribosomal protein L32, with amino-acid sequence MAVPKRRTSRSNTRHRRARWKATPPDLVPVTTPDGRRLLVPRRLVAAYRRGLA; translated from the coding sequence ATGGCCGTCCCGAAGCGCAGGACCTCGCGGAGCAACACCCGGCACCGCCGGGCGCGCTGGAAGGCGACCCCGCCGGACCTGGTGCCGGTGACCACCCCGGACGGCCGCCGGCTGCTGGTGCCCCGGCGGCTCGTCGCGGCCTACCGGCGGGGCCTGGCCTAG